In Sphaeramia orbicularis chromosome 12, fSphaOr1.1, whole genome shotgun sequence, the following proteins share a genomic window:
- the lhfpl2a gene encoding LHFPL tetraspan subfamily member 2a protein, producing MCHVIVTCRSMLWTLLSIVAAFGELIAFMSTDWLVGFPRTPDAVFSPHGATTAGEAYRPTLGIYGRCIKLPHLHRGILCGPYAVHFGEIASGFWQATSIFLAAGILLLCAVAFISVFTMCFQSIMKKSIFNVCGLLQGIAGLFLILGLMLYPAGWGSDKVQLYCGPDAAPYRAGLCSMGWAFYTAMGGTVLTFICAVFSAQAEIATSSDKVQEEIEEGKSLICLL from the exons ATGTGCCATGTCATTGTCACCTGCCGCTCCATGCTGTGGACTCTGTTGAGTATTGTTGCTGCGTTTGGAGAGCTCATTGCCTTCATGAGCACTGACTGGCTGGTTGGATTCCCCCGCACTCCAGATGCTGTCTTTAGCCCCCATGGGGCCACCACAGCAGGAGAGGCCTACAGGCCCACCTTAGGTATCTACGGCCGCTGTATAAAACTGCCCCACCTGCACCGTGGAATTCTGTGTGGCCCGTACGCGGTCCACTTCGGGGAGATTGCCAGCGGGTTCTGGCAGGCTACATCTATCTTCCTGGCTGCAGGGATCCTTCTGCTGTGTGCTGTGGCATTCATTTCCGTCTTCACAATGTGCTTCCAAAGCATCATGAAGAAGAGCATCTTTAACGTCTGTGGACTGCTGCAAGGGATAGCAG GTCTGTTTCTGATCCTTGGGCTCATGCTGTACCCTGCTGGCTGGGGTTCAGACAAGGTTCAGCTGTACTGCGGTCCTGACGCGGCTCCGTATCGGGCCGGCCTCTGCTCCATGGGCTGGGCTTTCTACACTGCCATGGGGGGCACAGTGCTCACTTTCATCTGCGCCGTCTTCTCCGCTCAGGCCGAAATCGCCACCTCCAGCGACAAGGTTCAGGAGGAGATCGAGGAGGGCAAGAGCCTGATCTGCCTCCTCTGA
- the LOC115429675 gene encoding secretory carrier-associated membrane protein 1, translating into MSDFDSNPFADPDVSNPFQDPSVTQVRQAAPPGLEEYNPFTDGKPTSAGMAAKPAAPTFSTQPAIMKPTEEPPAYSQPQAQEPSRAATELLKRQEELERKAAELDRREREMQSLSASGGRKNNWPPVPEKFPVGPCFYHDITVDIPVEFQKTVKIMYYLWMFHTGTLLANMFGCLAWFCVDASRGVDFGLSILWFMLFTPCSFVCWYRPLYGAFRSDSSFRFFIFFFVYICQFGIYVIQCIGITGWGTSGWISALTALNTNIPVGIIMILIAALFTSLAVMSLIMFKKVHAMYRTTGASFEKAQQEFATGVMSNKTVQTAAANAASRAAQDAFKEQV; encoded by the exons ATGTCAGATTTCGACAGTAACCCGTTCGCGGACCCAGACGTCAGCAACCCATTCCAG GATCCATCAGTAACTCAAGTGAGACAAGCTGCTCCTCCTGGGCTAGAGGAGTACAATCCCTTCACAGATGGCAAACCA ACATCTGCAGGTATGGCCGCCAAGCCTGCAGCCCCCACCTTCAGCACACAGCCTGCCATCATGAAACCAACAGAGGAGCCTCCAGCCTATTCACAGCCTCAGGCACAG GAGCCGTCACGAGCAGCAACAGAGCTGTTGAAGAGGCAGGAGGAGCTGGAGAGGAAGGCTGCAGAGCTGGACCGCCGGGAGAGAGAAATGCAGTCACTCAGTGCCTCAGGAG GCAGGAAGAACAACTGGCCCCCAGTCCCGGAAAAGTTCCCTGTGGGCCCCTGTTTCTACCATGACATTACAGTGGACATTCCTGTAGAGTTTCAGAAGACAGTCAAGATTATGTACTACCTCTGGATGT TTCATACCGGGACGCTGCTTGCAAACATGTTCGGCTGCCTGGCCTGGTTCTGTGTGGACGCGTCACGTGGGGTGGACTTTGGCCTGTCCATCCTCTGGTTTATGCTCTTCACACCCTGCTCTTTTGTATGTTGGTACAGACCACTTTATGGAGCGTTCAG GAGTGACAGCTCATTcaggtttttcattttcttctttgtgtaCATCTGTCAGTTTGGCATTTATGTTATCCAGTGCATTGGCATCACTGGCTGGGGCACCAG CGGCTGGATCTCAGCTTTGACAGCATTAAATACCAACATCCCAGTTGGCATTATCATGATCCTCATTGCTGCCCTCTTTACCTCACTGGCCGTCATGTCACTTATCATGTTTAAAAAG GTCCATGCAATGTACCGCACCACCGGGGCCAGCTTCGAGAAGGCGCAGCAGGAGTTCGCCACAGGCGTCATGTCCAACAAGACAGTTCAGACGGCAGCAGCTAATGCTGCCTCCAGGGCTGCACAAGATGCCTTCAAGGAGCAGGTCTGA